Proteins encoded in a region of the Candidatus Nitrosomarinus catalina genome:
- a CDS encoding 4-hydroxyphenylacetate 3-hydroxylase family protein, translating into MADESKVIRSGDDYIESLRNRNLKVYLFGELVKEPVDHAMIRPSINAVAETYDLAVREESLASADSSITGLKVNRFLHIAESAEDLVLQNKMQRKLGQNTGTCFQRCVGMDAMNSLHSTTFEIDEKHGTDYHKRFLEFVKMVQKENLVIGGAMTDPKGDRSKGPSEQEDPDLFTRIVDTDEKGVYVSGAKAHQTGCINSHWIILMPTIRLTENDKDWAIVGAVPADAEGITYIYGRQSCDTRSMEEGDIDVGNAKFGGQEALIVLDRVFIPWEKVFMNGEFEFASMLVERFTCYHRRSYVCKTGLGDVLIGAAATIADYNGVPKVSHIKDKIIEMTHLNETIFAAGIASSHQGQKMKSGVFLNDDMLAQVCKHNVTRFPYEIGRLAQDIAGGLMVTLPSEKDFRHPEAGPMLKKYLAARKGVDVENRMRILRLIENMTLGRNAVGYLTESMHGAGSPQAQRIQIQRQMQVGYKKNLAKNLAGITNDVEEPSEPSDYFKRVFKTKDSVL; encoded by the coding sequence ATGGCCGACGAGTCTAAAGTAATAAGATCTGGAGATGATTACATTGAAAGTCTTAGAAATAGAAATCTCAAAGTATACCTTTTTGGAGAATTAGTTAAAGAGCCTGTAGATCATGCAATGATTAGACCATCAATTAATGCAGTAGCTGAAACTTATGATCTTGCAGTCCGTGAAGAATCTCTTGCATCAGCAGATTCATCAATTACTGGATTGAAAGTTAATCGATTTTTACATATTGCAGAGAGCGCTGAAGATTTAGTTTTACAAAATAAAATGCAAAGAAAATTAGGACAAAATACTGGTACTTGTTTCCAACGATGTGTTGGTATGGACGCAATGAATTCCTTACATTCTACAACATTTGAAATTGATGAAAAACATGGAACTGATTATCATAAAAGATTTTTAGAATTTGTAAAAATGGTTCAAAAAGAAAACCTCGTTATTGGAGGTGCAATGACTGATCCTAAGGGTGATAGAAGTAAAGGCCCTTCTGAACAAGAGGATCCAGATCTTTTCACAAGAATTGTTGATACTGACGAAAAAGGTGTTTATGTTTCTGGAGCTAAAGCACATCAAACAGGATGTATTAACTCTCATTGGATAATTTTGATGCCGACAATTAGATTAACTGAAAATGATAAAGATTGGGCAATTGTAGGCGCAGTTCCGGCAGATGCAGAAGGAATTACTTACATTTACGGTAGACAATCTTGTGATACTAGAAGTATGGAAGAAGGTGACATTGATGTTGGCAATGCAAAATTTGGAGGACAAGAGGCCTTGATAGTTTTAGATAGAGTGTTTATTCCATGGGAAAAAGTTTTCATGAATGGAGAATTTGAATTTGCATCAATGCTTGTTGAACGTTTCACCTGTTACCATAGACGTAGTTATGTTTGTAAAACTGGATTAGGTGATGTGCTAATTGGTGCTGCTGCAACAATTGCAGATTATAATGGCGTTCCAAAAGTTTCTCATATTAAAGATAAAATTATTGAGATGACTCATCTTAATGAAACAATTTTTGCAGCAGGTATTGCATCTTCACATCAAGGACAGAAAATGAAATCTGGTGTATTTCTCAATGACGATATGCTTGCGCAAGTATGTAAACACAATGTAACTAGATTCCCTTATGAAATTGGAAGACTTGCACAAGATATTGCAGGTGGATTAATGGTTACTTTGCCATCTGAAAAAGATTTTAGACATCCAGAAGCTGGTCCAATGTTAAAAAAATATCTTGCAGCAAGAAAAGGTGTAGATGTAGAAAATAGAATGAGAATTTTAAGATTAATTGAAAATATGACTCTTGGTAGAAATGCAGTTGGATATCTTACAGAATCCATGCATGGTGCTGGATCTCCACAGGCTCAAAGAATCCAAATTCAGCGTCAAATGCAAGTTGGATACAAGAAAAATTTAGCAAAGAATCTTGCTGGTATTACAAATGATGTTGAAGAACCTTCAGAACCATCTGATTACTTTAAACGTGTTTTCAAAACAAAAGATTCTGTTCTTTAA
- a CDS encoding 4-hydroxybutyrate--CoA ligase, with amino-acid sequence MAESVFLSPKSIAVIGASDKAGSVGATITSNIMNGFTGVVYPISPSRDQVFSKKAYKTVLDVPKQIDLAVIVIKNTLVAPVLEECGKKKIKGVIIITAGFKEVDEEGAKREQEIKDIAKKYKIQIIGPNCLGVMNLDPKTMMNSTFLKITPKSGKIALVSQSGAICAALVEDASAQGIGFSAVVSLGNKAAMSEVDVLKILANHKQTEVIVMYLEDMGDGQEFLKVCKNITKKLKKPVLVLKSGRSPEGAKAAMSHTGALMGSDEIYDALLKQSGAIRVDTMEELFDYATAFSKQPLPLSGDLVIVSNAGGPAIISTDACSKMNIKMADITSVRKKIDAVIPPWGSSRNPVDIVGDADFNRFNNVLDRVLAHPKVGSVISMCTPSGTLDYDKLAEVIVTMSKKYKKTMLASLMGLDEGITNREILAKGNVPYYTYAEGAIRTLAAMIRFRNWVKSPNGKITKFKVNKSKAQKIFDKVKNEKRPNLLEEEGQEVLKAYGLPLPASSLATTESDAVKTAKKIGYPVVMKIASPQIIHKSDAGGVKVNLTNDAEVKTAFKTIIKNAKKYDKKAEIKGVLIVEMVKGGKELIIGSKLEPGFGPVIMLGMGGIYVEVLKDVTFKLAPVTDKESDDMIASIKTQKLLQGVRGEKPSDIAKLSECIQRLSQLVSDFKEIKELDMNPVLVMEKGKGCKILDVRIGL; translated from the coding sequence ATGGCCGAATCTGTATTTTTGTCACCAAAGTCAATCGCTGTAATTGGTGCTTCAGATAAAGCTGGAAGTGTTGGTGCTACAATTACCTCAAACATTATGAATGGTTTCACAGGTGTTGTTTATCCAATTAGCCCATCACGTGATCAAGTATTTTCTAAAAAAGCTTACAAAACTGTTCTAGATGTTCCAAAACAAATTGATTTAGCAGTAATTGTGATTAAAAATACTCTAGTTGCACCCGTTTTAGAAGAGTGTGGAAAGAAAAAAATCAAAGGAGTCATTATCATTACTGCTGGTTTCAAAGAAGTTGATGAAGAAGGTGCAAAACGTGAACAAGAAATTAAAGATATAGCTAAAAAATACAAAATCCAAATCATTGGACCAAATTGTCTTGGAGTAATGAATCTTGATCCAAAAACAATGATGAATTCAACATTTCTAAAAATTACACCAAAATCTGGAAAGATTGCTCTAGTTTCTCAAAGTGGTGCAATATGTGCAGCTTTAGTTGAAGATGCAAGTGCTCAAGGAATTGGTTTTTCAGCAGTTGTGAGTCTTGGAAATAAAGCTGCAATGAGTGAAGTTGATGTACTAAAAATTCTTGCTAATCATAAACAAACTGAAGTTATTGTAATGTACCTTGAAGATATGGGAGACGGACAAGAATTTCTTAAAGTTTGTAAAAATATTACTAAAAAACTCAAAAAACCTGTTCTTGTTTTAAAATCTGGGCGTAGTCCTGAGGGTGCAAAGGCTGCAATGTCTCATACTGGAGCACTAATGGGTTCAGATGAAATCTATGATGCTTTACTAAAACAATCTGGTGCAATTAGAGTTGATACAATGGAAGAATTATTTGATTATGCTACAGCATTTTCTAAACAACCATTACCATTATCTGGTGATCTTGTAATTGTTTCAAATGCTGGTGGCCCTGCAATTATTTCAACAGATGCCTGTTCAAAAATGAATATCAAAATGGCTGATATCACAAGTGTTAGAAAAAAAATTGACGCAGTAATTCCTCCTTGGGGAAGTTCTAGAAATCCTGTTGATATTGTAGGAGATGCTGATTTTAATAGATTCAATAATGTTTTAGACAGAGTTCTTGCACACCCAAAAGTTGGTTCAGTAATTTCTATGTGCACTCCTTCTGGAACATTAGACTATGATAAACTTGCAGAAGTAATTGTCACAATGTCAAAAAAATACAAAAAAACAATGCTTGCTAGTTTAATGGGATTGGATGAGGGAATCACAAATAGAGAAATTTTAGCAAAAGGCAATGTTCCATATTATACATATGCTGAAGGTGCAATTCGAACACTTGCAGCAATGATTCGATTTAGAAATTGGGTTAAATCTCCAAATGGCAAAATCACTAAATTCAAAGTTAACAAATCAAAAGCTCAGAAAATTTTTGATAAAGTCAAAAATGAAAAAAGACCAAATCTTTTAGAAGAAGAGGGACAAGAAGTTCTCAAAGCATATGGTTTACCCCTTCCTGCTAGTTCACTTGCTACTACAGAAAGTGATGCTGTAAAAACTGCAAAGAAAATTGGCTATCCTGTCGTAATGAAAATTGCTTCACCACAAATTATTCACAAATCTGACGCAGGTGGTGTCAAAGTAAATCTAACAAATGATGCTGAAGTAAAAACTGCATTCAAAACTATTATTAAAAATGCAAAAAAATATGATAAAAAAGCCGAGATTAAAGGAGTTCTAATTGTAGAGATGGTAAAAGGTGGTAAGGAATTAATCATTGGTTCAAAATTAGAGCCTGGATTTGGTCCAGTAATTATGCTCGGTATGGGTGGCATTTATGTTGAAGTTCTAAAAGATGTTACATTCAAACTTGCACCTGTAACTGATAAAGAATCAGATGATATGATAGCCTCAATTAAAACTCAAAAACTTCTTCAAGGAGTTCGTGGCGAAAAACCATCAGACATTGCAAAATTATCTGAATGTATTCAGAGATTATCTCAATTAGTCTCTGACTTTAAGGAGATCAAAGAATTAGATATGAATCCTGTACTTGTAATGGAAAAAGGAAAAGGTTGTAAAATTTTAGACGTTAGAATAGGTCTATGA
- a CDS encoding reverse transcriptase-like protein, whose translation MKISVYVDGSGGSDGGFGFFVKETGESFYEKKSEITNNQAEYLAIISALKKFADTDDEITIFSDSKNTVNQLNHEFAINNEKLRDLARESWLIIAKFSNLSIVWIPRKENLAGKMLGS comes from the coding sequence TTGAAAATTAGTGTTTATGTCGACGGTTCTGGTGGTTCAGATGGTGGATTTGGATTTTTTGTCAAAGAAACTGGAGAATCATTTTACGAAAAAAAATCTGAAATTACAAATAATCAAGCAGAATATTTGGCAATAATTTCTGCATTAAAGAAATTTGCAGATACTGATGATGAAATTACTATTTTCAGTGACTCTAAAAATACGGTAAATCAATTAAATCATGAATTTGCTATAAATAATGAAAAACTCCGTGATTTAGCCAGAGAATCGTGGTTGATTATTGCAAAATTTTCTAATCTATCCATAGTTTGGATTCCAAGAAAAGAAAATCTTGCAGGTAAGATGTTAGGTAGTTAA
- a CDS encoding radical SAM protein: MMLNYDAPLYRPPSEARSLIFQVTLGCSFNECSFCDMYRSKEYSERPWEDVKAEIDMMAKYVPETRRVFLADGDALNLDSEYMIKILKYIREKFANIERISCYAMPMNILKKTPEELKKMNDAGLDMFYLGIESGSDVVLKKVTKGAVAKTIIKSVNKAKEAGYIMSCMVILGLGGKKYSKEHIKGTAEVISACSPNYVGALTLYLENGIKQEFIDKYNGEFVKINDDEGLEELYELVNQINTEEEIIFRVNHGSNAYTVKGTFPQDKQEMLDKVEWMKDHPEIVRPQGIRGF, from the coding sequence ATGATGCTGAATTATGATGCGCCACTATACAGACCACCTTCTGAAGCTAGATCACTGATTTTCCAAGTTACATTAGGTTGTTCATTTAACGAATGCTCATTTTGTGACATGTATAGATCAAAGGAATATTCTGAAAGACCATGGGAGGATGTTAAAGCCGAAATTGATATGATGGCAAAATATGTTCCAGAAACAAGAAGAGTATTTCTTGCAGATGGTGATGCATTAAATCTTGATTCTGAATACATGATTAAAATTTTAAAATACATTAGAGAAAAATTTGCAAATATCGAAAGAATTTCATGTTATGCTATGCCAATGAATATTTTGAAAAAAACACCTGAAGAATTGAAGAAAATGAATGATGCAGGACTGGATATGTTTTATTTAGGAATTGAAAGTGGTTCTGATGTGGTTTTGAAAAAAGTAACAAAAGGTGCAGTTGCAAAAACAATCATCAAATCAGTTAACAAAGCAAAAGAAGCAGGATACATCATGTCATGTATGGTAATTTTAGGATTGGGTGGAAAAAAATATTCAAAAGAACACATCAAAGGTACGGCAGAAGTGATTAGTGCATGCTCACCAAATTATGTTGGTGCATTGACATTATACCTAGAAAATGGAATCAAACAAGAATTCATTGATAAGTACAATGGTGAATTTGTCAAAATAAATGATGATGAAGGATTAGAGGAACTTTATGAATTAGTTAATCAAATTAACACAGAAGAGGAAATCATATTTAGAGTAAATCATGGTTCAAATGCATATACTGTAAAAGGTACATTCCCTCAAGATAAACAAGAAATGTTAGATAAAGTAGAATGGATGAAGGACCATCCAGAAATCGTACGTCCTCAAGGAATAAGAGGATTTTAA
- a CDS encoding adenylate/guanylate cyclase domain-containing protein, giving the protein MSSFTFFSLQKKLLVLVLSTTLISISTTTVIFLNFEKISIFQSQVNIVIIGISLMIGLSILTYFLAKRLSEPITKLSEATYQISRGDFNVRTNIKSRDEIGDLSESFDNMTKKLQEAEITIKQKEEVIKQQEDILLKFSQHTQNDCVAVIDMKDSTKISATLSDDNVTKLYEIFLNFMAKIVKNYDGEVVKNIGDALMFRFPNTDLSDSKVTKNILECCLNMIESHSDLKKQLLEEKMPELNYKISISYGSVKVAQSSTSTISDIFGPTVNRCFKINSLCPENSLIIDNNLYNVFKNFNEYDISQLPETEINKKYGYKIFQVQRRK; this is encoded by the coding sequence ATGTCATCTTTTACATTTTTCAGTCTACAGAAAAAATTACTTGTGTTGGTTTTATCTACAACTTTAATTTCTATATCTACAACAACTGTAATATTTCTTAATTTTGAAAAAATCTCAATTTTTCAATCACAAGTCAATATCGTAATAATCGGTATTTCTTTAATGATTGGATTAAGTATTTTGACATATTTTTTAGCAAAACGTCTTTCTGAACCTATTACAAAACTTAGTGAAGCAACATATCAAATTTCACGTGGTGATTTTAATGTTAGAACCAATATTAAATCTCGTGATGAGATAGGTGATCTTTCTGAATCCTTTGATAATATGACCAAAAAACTTCAAGAGGCAGAAATTACAATTAAACAAAAAGAAGAAGTAATCAAACAACAAGAGGATATACTTCTAAAATTTTCTCAACATACTCAAAATGATTGTGTTGCTGTAATTGATATGAAAGATTCCACAAAAATTTCTGCTACTTTATCCGATGATAATGTTACTAAATTATATGAAATTTTTCTAAATTTTATGGCTAAAATTGTTAAAAATTATGATGGTGAAGTGGTAAAAAATATTGGCGATGCTCTAATGTTTAGATTCCCGAACACAGATCTTAGTGACTCTAAAGTCACAAAAAATATTTTAGAATGTTGTTTGAATATGATTGAATCACATTCTGATTTAAAAAAACAACTTCTAGAAGAAAAAATGCCTGAATTAAATTATAAAATAAGTATTAGTTATGGTTCAGTTAAAGTAGCTCAGAGTAGTACATCTACAATAAGTGATATTTTTGGACCAACTGTTAATCGATGTTTTAAAATAAATTCATTATGTCCTGAAAATAGTTTGATTATTGATAATAATTTGTATAATGTTTTTAAAAATTTTAATGAATATGATATTTCTCAATTACCTGAAACTGAAATAAATAAAAAATATGGATACAAAATCTTCCAAGTTCAAAGAAGAAAATAA
- a CDS encoding glycosyltransferase: MNNYDFFSSPIGLGHVTRDIAIVKNLKDFSFNFVTGSGAAKILKKINYNVDDVYYPPSFVVENGVLNNQTKWLWSYYQYYKNCKNISKKIIKKNNSELIISDEDFASLTNAQELKIPNILITDVLETKFTKGIASFIEKKMNKSMMNIIKNCDVVIIPENGEDVDNIRRIGPIVREINLSREELRKKFLFNKKTILISVGGTDAGLFLIKKSIESILKLNLDIEIILVTGPSITKKFDNVKNLGFVDNLHELIYASDIVISLAGKSTIDEANAYGTPGIFIPIKDHFEQESNSKNEGFSFNDINKLDELILEKLEKKRKKVNANGAELAAEIIRKFTK; encoded by the coding sequence ATGAATAATTATGATTTCTTTTCCAGTCCAATTGGGTTAGGTCACGTTACTAGAGATATTGCAATTGTCAAAAATCTTAAAGATTTTTCTTTTAATTTTGTCACAGGTAGTGGAGCAGCTAAAATTTTAAAAAAAATTAATTATAATGTTGATGATGTCTATTACCCACCATCATTTGTTGTAGAAAATGGAGTACTGAATAATCAAACAAAATGGTTATGGAGTTATTATCAATATTATAAAAATTGTAAAAATATATCTAAAAAAATAATTAAAAAAAATAATTCAGAACTAATAATTAGTGATGAAGATTTTGCATCATTAACTAATGCACAAGAACTAAAAATTCCAAATATTTTGATTACAGATGTATTAGAGACTAAATTCACAAAAGGAATAGCATCATTTATCGAAAAAAAGATGAATAAATCAATGATGAATATTATTAAAAATTGCGACGTAGTAATAATTCCAGAAAATGGAGAAGATGTTGACAACATTAGAAGAATCGGACCAATTGTTAGAGAGATAAATCTCTCAAGAGAAGAATTAAGGAAAAAATTTTTGTTTAATAAAAAAACAATTCTTATTTCAGTTGGTGGTACAGATGCAGGATTATTTTTAATCAAAAAATCAATAGAATCAATTTTAAAATTAAATTTAGACATTGAAATTATTCTAGTCACTGGTCCATCTATAACAAAAAAATTTGATAATGTAAAAAATTTAGGATTTGTAGATAATTTGCATGAATTAATTTATGCATCAGATATAGTAATTTCACTAGCAGGAAAATCAACAATTGATGAAGCTAATGCATACGGTACACCTGGAATATTTATTCCCATTAAAGATCATTTTGAACAAGAAAGTAATTCTAAAAATGAGGGATTTAGTTTTAATGATATCAACAAATTGGATGAATTAATTTTAGAAAAGCTAGAGAAAAAAAGAAAAAAAGTAAATGCCAATGGTGCAGAATTAGCCGCAGAAATTATTAGAAAATTTACAAAATAG
- a CDS encoding aspartate kinase gives MNNLIIAKFGGSAIGSDGESIPQIIERIKDLKIDSKVITVFSAPLTIHDGKRRSLTDVILEQGKNAENGIKPSLDIVKTCYQKIIQLVNEENKENCQNTIDVHLEKSQKALEDALQSKEFADETRSRALAFSGEILMSHVMNHILRSNNIKTDAVEFDDWPIITDNNIESTNFLKSESNEKIGKIEKLVESNQVVTIGGFIGKTVDNVTTTYERGGSDRTAADLGILFHKKYETSIDFEKDSSVVSADPKIVKDGLREVFQLSYNEARLAGMFGMKILDPIAIKEIVEHGVDMPIKITNIKNPEKITVIKRQLDEQKGHPIKIVTGKENCAIFRIETNSIQKLLTSLDKDKRYSEFIILSPFTKDGVELSRILFLDGDYVKRNEKYFLGFDSLATITYNRGVITLIGDEMWRVQQVASRTSAKIGESGLNILNMDAQEETSRILIVVEDAEENIRKAIVAVHEEISKINFI, from the coding sequence ATGAATAATTTGATCATTGCAAAATTTGGAGGCAGTGCAATAGGTTCTGATGGTGAATCAATTCCACAGATTATTGAAAGAATAAAGGATTTGAAAATAGATTCTAAAGTAATTACTGTATTTTCAGCTCCATTAACCATACATGATGGGAAAAGGCGTTCTTTAACAGATGTAATATTAGAACAAGGTAAAAATGCCGAAAACGGTATCAAGCCATCACTAGATATTGTTAAAACATGTTATCAAAAAATTATTCAATTAGTAAATGAAGAAAATAAAGAAAATTGTCAAAATACAATTGACGTACATCTAGAGAAATCTCAAAAAGCTCTCGAAGATGCACTTCAAAGTAAGGAATTTGCAGATGAAACAAGATCAAGAGCGTTAGCATTTTCAGGAGAAATTTTAATGTCTCATGTTATGAATCATATTTTACGAAGTAATAACATCAAGACAGATGCAGTGGAATTTGATGACTGGCCAATAATTACAGATAACAACATAGAATCAACAAATTTTCTTAAATCTGAATCAAACGAAAAAATTGGCAAAATTGAAAAATTAGTAGAAAGTAATCAAGTTGTTACAATTGGAGGATTCATAGGAAAAACAGTAGATAATGTAACAACCACATACGAGCGTGGAGGTTCAGATAGGACTGCAGCAGACCTAGGGATACTATTTCATAAAAAATATGAAACCAGCATAGATTTTGAAAAAGATAGTTCAGTAGTATCAGCTGATCCAAAAATTGTAAAAGATGGGTTAAGAGAAGTTTTTCAATTATCATATAATGAAGCTAGACTTGCAGGGATGTTTGGGATGAAAATTTTAGATCCAATTGCAATTAAAGAAATTGTTGAACATGGTGTTGACATGCCAATTAAAATTACTAATATTAAAAATCCTGAAAAAATTACTGTAATTAAAAGACAATTAGATGAACAAAAGGGTCATCCGATAAAAATAGTTACAGGAAAAGAAAATTGCGCCATATTTAGAATAGAGACAAATTCAATACAGAAATTATTAACATCCTTAGACAAAGATAAACGATATAGTGAATTCATAATTTTATCACCATTTACAAAAGATGGTGTAGAATTATCAAGAATATTATTTTTAGATGGAGATTATGTTAAAAGAAATGAAAAATACTTTTTAGGATTTGATTCGCTTGCCACGATAACTTACAACCGAGGGGTTATCACATTGATTGGAGACGAAATGTGGAGAGTGCAACAAGTTGCATCAAGAACTAGTGCAAAAATTGGTGAATCAGGATTAAATATTTTGAATATGGATGCACAAGAAGAAACATCAAGAATTTTGATTGTTGTAGAAGATGCTGAAGAAAATATTAGAAAAGCTATTGTTGCGGTACACGAGGAAATCTCAAAAATTAATTTTATTTAA
- a CDS encoding branched-chain amino acid transaminase translates to MIETGKIWMNGKLVPFKDAKVHVLTHALHYSTSIFEGIRCYDTPNGSAIFRLPEHVERLFKSAKLYSMKMQFTQKEISEGIVKTIKASGLKEAYIRPLAYYGYGTMGLTPTTNKVDMSISCWEWKMGESKAGKFSGAKCKVSSWIKIDSRSQPMQAKAASNYANAALARMEALDNGYDEAIMLNSQGKVAEGSAENIFIIKDDIIQTPPLSAGGLEGITRDSIIQIIEENGGFVIERDLERDDLYNADEIFMTGTAAEVKSVTQIDKVKIGTGKMGSVTKALQKSFTDVVMGKDERFLPWLTFI, encoded by the coding sequence ATGATAGAAACTGGTAAAATATGGATGAATGGAAAATTAGTTCCTTTCAAAGATGCCAAAGTTCACGTATTAACACATGCATTACATTATTCAACATCAATTTTTGAAGGGATCAGATGTTATGATACTCCTAATGGTTCAGCAATTTTCAGATTACCAGAACATGTTGAAAGATTATTCAAATCTGCAAAACTATATTCAATGAAAATGCAATTTACTCAAAAAGAAATTTCAGAAGGAATTGTAAAAACGATTAAAGCTAGTGGACTAAAAGAAGCTTACATCAGACCATTAGCATACTATGGATATGGAACTATGGGATTAACACCCACAACCAACAAAGTGGATATGTCAATATCATGTTGGGAATGGAAAATGGGAGAATCAAAAGCTGGTAAATTTTCAGGAGCAAAATGTAAAGTTTCTAGTTGGATAAAAATTGATTCAAGATCACAACCAATGCAAGCCAAAGCAGCATCAAATTATGCAAATGCAGCTTTAGCAAGAATGGAAGCATTGGATAACGGATACGATGAAGCAATTATGTTAAATTCACAAGGAAAAGTTGCAGAAGGAAGTGCTGAAAACATATTCATCATAAAAGACGACATTATACAAACACCACCGCTATCTGCTGGTGGACTAGAAGGAATTACTAGAGATAGCATTATACAAATAATTGAAGAAAATGGTGGTTTTGTAATTGAACGAGATTTGGAAAGAGATGATCTGTATAACGCAGATGAAATTTTCATGACAGGTACTGCTGCAGAAGTAAAATCAGTTACACAAATTGATAAAGTCAAAATCGGAACAGGAAAAATGGGCAGTGTTACCAAAGCGTTACAAAAATCATTCACTGATGTAGTAATGGGTAAAGATGAAAGATTTTTGCCATGGTTAACCTTCATCTAA
- a CDS encoding class I SAM-dependent methyltransferase: MQYNEEFWNKYADENESRYNEEFSKYIRDLASSLPGVQSILEIGCGTGIDLRSFSDSFQLHGIDLNDHALEIGRKQLPNVNFQKGNITKLPFDDSSIDFVFTHGLMNYLDDDVLENGIAEMFRISKKWIMHCEKYEKVEKQIDENHKFRNMGEKWLDYKIKFVSDVDLHEDYGQDQTRFTLLKKV, translated from the coding sequence ATGCAATATAATGAAGAATTTTGGAACAAATATGCAGATGAAAATGAATCAAGATATAATGAAGAATTTTCAAAATACATTAGAGATTTAGCTAGTTCTTTACCAGGCGTACAAAGTATTTTAGAAATAGGTTGTGGAACAGGAATTGATTTAAGATCATTCTCAGATTCATTTCAATTACACGGAATTGATCTAAATGATCATGCATTAGAAATTGGTAGAAAACAATTACCAAATGTAAATTTTCAAAAAGGCAATATCACTAAATTGCCATTTGATGATTCTTCAATAGACTTTGTATTTACGCATGGACTCATGAATTATCTAGATGACGATGTTTTAGAAAATGGAATTGCAGAAATGTTCAGAATCTCAAAAAAATGGATTATGCATTGTGAAAAATATGAAAAAGTAGAAAAACAAATTGATGAGAATCATAAATTTCGTAATATGGGTGAAAAATGGCTAGATTACAAAATAAAATTTGTTAGCGATGTAGATTTACATGAAGATTATGGACAAGACCAAACAAGATTTACTTTATTAAAAAAAGTTTAA
- a CDS encoding SRPBCC family protein produces MTLVRKSIDIKTPVDNVFTYFARPEHVSDQIKNDTVGMTVVPMDIKEGMGVGTTFRIIGDFSGKRLEWDCETTEFIRNEKIVAKQIEGPFKHWEITNEFESLGDNLTRITMSVDYEMPFGPLGAILDKAKFAKSADKGMETALYNVRGLLEGNGSIPVYITLDAYQKLLAEKKKMNNVPVSTALTAILEKYSEIEAKAQN; encoded by the coding sequence TTGACACTCGTTAGAAAATCAATCGATATCAAAACACCTGTAGACAATGTCTTCACATACTTTGCAAGACCAGAACATGTTTCTGATCAAATCAAAAATGATACCGTTGGAATGACAGTAGTCCCAATGGATATCAAAGAAGGAATGGGTGTAGGTACAACCTTTAGAATTATCGGTGACTTTAGCGGTAAACGTTTAGAGTGGGATTGTGAAACAACAGAATTTATCAGAAATGAAAAAATCGTTGCAAAACAAATCGAAGGTCCATTCAAGCATTGGGAAATCACAAATGAATTTGAATCATTAGGTGATAATCTTACAAGAATTACAATGTCAGTTGATTATGAGATGCCATTTGGTCCATTAGGAGCAATTTTGGATAAAGCAAAATTTGCAAAATCAGCTGATAAAGGAATGGAAACAGCACTTTACAATGTTAGAGGATTGCTTGAAGGAAATGGTTCAATTCCAGTATACATTACACTAGATGCATACCAAAAACTTCTTGCAGAAAAGAAGAAAATGAACAATGTTCCAGTATCAACTGCACTTACAGCAATTTTAGAAAAGTACAGTGAAATCGAAGCTAAAGCACAAAACTAA